The sequence below is a genomic window from Denitratisoma sp. DHT3.
CCTGGCACCGGATCGCCGGCCGGCGGCGGCTTCGGCACCATCCTGGGCGACCTGCTGGGCGGCGGTGGCGCAAAGGGGGGTGGCAGGGGCGGCGGCCGGGGCGACTCGATCCTGGAGTCGGCCGCGAAGAGCGCCGCCCGCGCCATCGGCTCCCAGATGGGGCGGGAGATCATCCGCGGCGTGCTCGGTTCCATCCTGGGCGGCCGCCGCCGCTGATCGTGTCCGCGTCGTCCTCGGTTTCGCCGGCGACCTACCGCGCCGGCGTCTGGCTGGCGGTGCTGGCCGCCTTCGGCTTCTCGATGAAGGCGATCCTGGTCAAGCTGGCCTATGCCACGCCGCAAGCCCAGCCGGTGGCGCCGATCACCCTGCTGGCCCTGCGCATGGCCTTTTCCCTGCCGTTCTTCATCTTCATCGCGCTGCGCGAGTCGAGCAACTCGCGGCCCCTGAGCCCGCGCCAATGGCTGGCGGTGCTGGCGCTGGGCCTGCTCGGCTATTACTGCGCCAGCATTTTCGACTTCATCGGCCTGCGCTACATCTCGGCGGGCCTGGAGCGGCTGATCCTGTTCACCTATCCGACCCTGACCCTGCTGATCGGCGCCCTGTTCTTCGGCCAGCGCGTGGGCCGGCGCGAGATCGGCGCGCTGGCGCTGTGCTACCTGGGCATCGGCGCGGCCTTCGCGCACGATCTGCACACCAGCGCCGACTCGTTGGCGGTCTGGATCGGCGGCGGCTTCGTGCTGCTGTCCTCCATCGCCTACGCGCTGTACCTGGCGGGCAGCGGGCACCTGATTCCACTGCTGGGCGCCAGCCGCTTCACCGCGCTCGCCCTGCTGGTGTCGGGGCTGGCGACATTGACGCACTTTTTCCTCGCCCAGCCCGTGGCGGCCCTGGTCCAGCCCTGGCCGGTCTATGTTTATGCCCTGGCGATGGCGCTGCTGTCCACCGTGTTCCCGGTGTTCGCCCAGTCCGCCGCGATCCGCCGCATCGGCAGCGGCCGCGCGGCGCTGATCGGCACCCTGGGGCCGCTCTTGACCATCGGCATGGGCTGGGCCGTGCTGGACGAGGCCATGTCCCTCTGGCAACTGGCCGGCTGTGCGCTGGTGGTGGCCGGCATTCTGCGGGTCAGCCGGGCCGGTTGAGGCGGGCCGGCTGAGGCGGACGCCCTACTCGTCGAGCAGCAACCCCACCTTCAGCGTCACCTGCCACTGGCCGATGTGGCCGTTCTCCAGCCAGCCCCGGGTTTCCGTCACCTCGAACCAGCGCAGGTTGTGCAGGGTCTTGTCGGCCCGGGCGATGGCGTTCTTGATGGCGTCCTCGGTGCCCAGCCTGGACGACCCGGTGACCTCGATGATCTTGTAGACATGGTCCGACATGGCACACCCCCTTCGCGCTTCACGGAATGGACATACATTCCGTTTATAGCCCAGGGGACATGTCCGGCAATGATGACTACAAGCCCAGGCGGCGCACGATCTCGGTGGTCAGAGCGGACTGGTTGAGGGAATAGAAATGCAGGCCGGGCGCACCGCGGTCCAGCAGGCGCTGGCAGAGCTCGGTCACCACGTCGAGGCCGAAGGCGCGGATGGATTCCGCGTCGTCGCCGTAGCCTTCGAACTTGCGCCGCATCCAGCGCGGAATCTCGGCGCCGCAGGCGTCGGCGAAGCGGGACAGTTTGGAAAAGCTGCCGATCGGCATGATGCCGGGCACGATCGGGATGGCGACGCCGAGCGCGCGCGCCTCGCCGACGAAATGCTCGTAGGCGTCGGCGTTGTAGAAGAACTGGGTGATCGCGGCGTCGGCGCCGGCCTCCACCTTGCGCTTGAAGTTCCTCATGTCCTCCTGCGCGCTCTTCGCCTGGGGGTGCCATTCGGGGTAGGCCGCGACCTCGATCTGGAACCAGTCGCCGGTTTCCTGGCGGATGAATTCCACCAGTTCATTGGCGTAGCGCAGCTCGCCGGGATGGGCCATGCCGGAAGGCAGGTCGCCGCGCAGGGCGACGATGCGGCGGATGCCGGCGGTCTTGTAGCGGCCCAGGATGTCGCGGATCCTGCCCTTGGTGGAACCGACGCAGGAGAGATGGGGCGCGGCCTGATGGCCTTCGCGCTGGATCTCCAGCACCGCGTCCAGGGTGCGCTCCTGGGTGGAGCCGCCGGCGCCGAAGGTCACCGAGAAGAAGGCCGGATTCAGCGCCGCCAGCCGGGCACGCGCTTCCCGCAGCTTGACGGCGCCTTCCGGCGTCTGGGGGGGGAAAAACTCGATCGAAAGTTCAGGCTTGCTCATGGCATGTCCAGAGAAAGAATTCACGATTCCCGTCGCCGCCGGCGATGGGACTGTCGAACCAGCCCCGCACCCGCAGCCCGGCCGCGCGGGCGGCCTCGCTCAATTTTGCCGCCACTTGCGGATAGAGCGCGGCGTCGCGCACGATGCCGCCCTTGCCGACGTGTTGTGGGCCGACTTCGAACTGGGGTTTGACCAGCAGCAGCATCTGCCCATGAGGTGCGAGCAGGGCCGGCAGGCGGGGCAGGACCAGGGTCAGGGAAATGAAGGAAAGGTCGCCGACGATCAGGTCGAAACCGGCGGCGGGGCAGTGGGCGCCCCGCGTGTCGAGCGCGCCGCGGTCGAGGAAGCGGGCATTGATGCCTTCCAGGCGGACGACTCGCGGATGCTCCCGCAAGCGCGGATGCAGTTGATCGTGCCCCACGTCCACGCCCACCACCCGGGCGGCGCCGGCCTGGAGCAGGCAGTCGGTGAAGCCGCCGGTGCTCTGGCCCAGGTCCAGGCAGACCCGGTCCCGCGGGTCGATGCCGCTCGCCGCCAGGGCGCCGGCCAGCTTGAGGCCGCCGCGCGACACGTAGCGGTCGGCATCGTCGTCGGCCACCGTCACCTCCGCGTTCGCGGGCAGCGATTGGGCAGGCTTGACCACCGCGACGCCGTCCCAGGAGACGCGCCCAGCCTCGATCATCCTTTGCGCGGCGGCGCGCGACGCCGCCAGGCCGTGCGCCACCAGCCAGGCGTCGGCGCGCAGCGCGTCGCCCTGCGCCTGCGCCGGCACGGGTGCTGGCACCGCCTCCCGCTCGTGCCGGGGCGGCTTGCGCTTCGGCGCGCGGGAATGGAAGGAGTTCATTGCCATGGCGGTTGGGCAGCGGCTCGATGACGACCCATCAATCGCGGTACGTCAATACCGATAGTGCTCGGTCTTGTACGGCCCCTCCACCGGCACGCCGATGTAGGCGGCCTGCTGCGGCGTCAGCGTCGTCAGTTGGACGTTGAGCTTCTTCAATTGCAGACGCGCGACCTTCTCGTCGAGGTGCTTGGGCAGCGTGTAGACGCCGATCGGATACTCGGCGGTGCGGGTGAACAGCTCGATCTGGGCGATGGTCTGGTTGGCGAACGACGAGGACATCACGTAGGACGGATGGCCGGTGGCGCAGCCCAGATTCACCAGGCGGCCCTTGGCGAGCAGGATGATGCGGTTGCCGCTGGGCAGGATGACGTGGTCGACCTGCGGCTTGATCTCCTCCCACGGGTACTGTTCGAGCGAGGCGACGTTGATCTCGGAATCGAAGTGGCCGATGTTGCAGACGATGGCCTGGTCCTTCATCTTCACCATGTGGTGGTGGTCGATCACGTGCACGTTGCCGGTGCAGGTGACGAAGATGTCGGCCTTGTCGGCGGCGTAGTCCATGGTGACGACGCGGTAGCCTTCCATCGCCGCCTGCAGCGCGCAGATCGGGTCGATCTCGGTGACCCACACTTGCGCGGAGAGCGCGCGCAGCGCCTGCGCCGAGCCCTTGCCGACGTCGCCGTAGCCGCAGACCACGGCGACCTTGCCGGCGACCATCACGTCGGTGGCGCGCTTGATGCCGTCGACCAGCGATTCGCGGCAGCCGTAGAGGTTGTCGAACTTGGATTTGGTCACCGAGTCGTTGACGTTGATCGCCGGAATCTTCAGCTCGCCGCGCTCGTGCATCTGGTAGAGGCGGTGCACGCCGGTGGTGGTCTCCTCGGTGACGCCCTTGATCTGGGCCAGCCGCGTCGAGTACCAGGCCGGGTCCTGCTTGAGCTTGGCGCGGATCGAGGCGAACAGCACGGTGGCCTCCTCGCTGTCGGGCTTGTCGAGCACCGAGAGATCCCGTTCGGCCTTGCTGCCCAGGTGCAGCAGCAGCGTGGCGTCGCCGCCGTCGTCGAGGATCATGTTGGAGTAGCCGCCATCTTTCCATTCGAAGATGCGATGGGTGTAGTCCCAGTAGTCCTCCAGCGACTCGCCCTTCACGGCGAACACGGGGATGCCGTCCTTGGCGATCGCGGCGGCGGCGTGGTCCTGGGTCGAGAAGATGTTGCACGAGGCCCAGCGCACCTCGGCGCCGAGCGCGGTCAGCGTCTCGATCAGCACGGCGGTCTGGATGGTCATGTGCAGCGAGCCGGTGATGCGCGCGCCCTTGAGCGGCTGGCTCTTCGCGTATTCGTCGCGGATCGACATCAGGCCGGGCATCTCGGTCTCGGCGATCCGGATTTCCTTGCGGCCCCAGTCGGCGAGCGCGAGGTCGGCAACGACGTAGTCGAAATCCTGGGTAGCTTGAGTCACAGCGTGGTACTCCTATGGCTGTGACCGGGAAGGATGCGGCTCACCCTCCCCGGTCGGGTCAGGCGAGCGCCGTTCTGAAATGTCCGAGCCTGGGGGGAGACCCTCGCAGCGCTCCTCGGAGGCGGCGGATTATAACCGTTGCCGCCACCCCATGAAAAACGGGCGCCGATGGTCATGCGACCATCGGCGCCCGCAAGATGTTGCCGTCCGGGGAGCGGAGATCCGCCCCTCCGGAATTCTTACCACTTGTAGTTCAAAGAGACACCGTAGGTACGCGGTTCCGTCCACTGGGCGACGCGATAGTAGCCACCGACGTCGATGTGGCCGAGCATCTTCTTCTGGTCGGTCAGGTTGCGCACCCACAGGGACAGGTCCGCGGCGCCCGGGCCGCCCACCGGCACGCCGGACAGCAGCAGACGGGCATTGACGAAGGTCATCGCCGGAATCGTCGACTCATCCACCGAGTTGCCCACGTTGACATTGGTGCCGACCGCCGTCTTCTGGCCACTGTAGTTGTAGTACTTGGCCGAGTAGTTGACATCGAGGATGCCGCGCAGCGTGCCCCACTGGGTCTTGGCCAGGCGGCCGTCCAGGCTCACGCTCAACTGATGCTTGGGCGCGTAGCCGAGCACGGTGTTGGACGCCACGTCGACCAGGGCGCCCCACTGGTTGCGGCCCAGGTACTCCTTGAACTTGGCATCCAGGTAGCCGTAGTTGGTCTGGAGTTTCCAGCCCGGCGCCAGCACGAAGCTGCCTTCCAGTTCGAAGCCCTGGCTCCGCGACTTGCCGGCATTGACGATCACCGGCGTGGTGCCGCCCGGGGGCAGCAGGGAAACGTGGAAGTCCTTCACGTCGGTGCGGAACACGGTGGCGTTCACCTGGGCCTTGCCGTCCCAGAAGCTGGTCTTCACGCCCAGTTCATAGGCGGTCGAGCGCTCGGGTTGGAAGGGCGTCATCGCTTGCGCCGACGTCGGGGCCTCCAGGGAGAAGCCGCCGCTCTTGAAGCCCTTGGCGACGCGGCCGAAGACGTTGACGCTCTCGTTCAGGCGATAGCTCAGGGCCATCACCGGCGTCGTGGCGGAGAAGCTGGCCGTATTGCTCTGGGGCGTCCAGGTCGGCTGATAGGCCACGGTGCCGTAAGCGGCTCCCGCGCTGGCGCCTACCGGCGTGTTGGGGCCGGGCATGGCGAAACCGGAAGTCGTGTAGATCTTCCAGATGTCGCCGCCCTTTTCCTCCGTGGTGCGGCGTACGCCCACGGTGGCCGTCAGCGCGTTGGTGAGCTTGTAGTCGACCTGGGCAAAGACCGCCTTGGCATCGGTCTTCACGCGGTAGTACGGCATCTGGTAGTAGGGGCCGCGGGGGTCCATGCCGAAGTTGTAGAACAGGCCGTTCTGGAAGCTCAGGGTGTTGCCGTCATCCCGGAACTGATAGTAGCCCAGCACGTAGTTCATGCGCTCGGTGTTGCCGATCCACTGGAACTCGTGCGAATAGGTGTCGTAGTGGGTGTCCTTGCCGGCGTTGAAGATGGGCAGCGGCGTGCCGTCCAGGTCGGTGCTGTCCTGGTAGCGCATCTTGCGGTAGCTGCCGATGTACTTCAGGCTGTTGTTGGCGTTCAGCTCGTAGTTGGCCGTCAGCATGTGGCCGGACACATCCAGCTTCTGGAAATACTGGCGGTTGGGGTCCGAGCCCACCGAGGAGGGATAGCCCGCATTCACGTACTGGGCCATCTGCGCCCGCAGACCGTTGAAATAGGGGTCGGTGCCGGTGACGAGCGGCGACGTGTACAGCTTGTTGTAACCCGTCGTGCTGATGAGGGAGCTGGGCGACGACGGCATTTCGTTGATGGTGCTGGTGTCGTAGGCGTAGTCGATCTTGAACTTCGGGCTGATGTCGAAGTTCGCCGCCAGACGGGCCGACTGGCGATTCTTGTCGCCCCACTTCTTGCCTGTGGGGTTGTTGATGAAGCCATCCTGCTCTTCGTTGCGCAGCGCGAAGCTCAGGCTCATCGCGCCGACCTTGGGCAGGTCGATGGACGCCCGCTCGACGTGGCGATGGCGGTTGCCCAGCTCGATGCCCACATTGCCACTGAAGACGCCGGCGGGCTTGCGGGTGATGAAGTTGATCGCGCCGCCCTCGGTGTTGCGGCCGAACAGCGTGCCCTGGGGACCGCGCAGCACTTCGATGCGTTCCAGGTCGGCGATTTCAAACAGGGAGCCCTGGTTCTTGCCGACGAAGACGCCGTCGAGGTAGAGGCCCACGGCGGGGTCGGCCCAGATGCCGGGCTGGCCGGAGTTCAGACCCCGGATGGCGACCGCCGAAATCAGGGGAGAGCTGTTGTTGGGCTTGATGGTGACGTTGGGTACCAGGCCGTCCAGGTTCTTCGCGCCTTCCAGACCGCGGGTCTCCAACTGCGCGCCGCCGATGGCGGCGATGGAAATGGGCACATCCTGCAGGCGCTCGGCGCGTTTCTGGGCGGTGACGATGACTTCTTCCAGCTTGCCTTCGTCGGCGGTGGCGCCGCCGGCATAGGCGGCCGCGATCATCAGGGGAAGTGCGCGCACGATGGCCGTGCTCTTACGGTAACGCATTGAAATTCTCTCCTACCGGTTCGAAATGGAGGTCCATGGGCATGGAGGAATCTTGCCAAGGCCATGGCCGGACGCGGATGGTAGATCGTGGTGATTCGTTGTTGGGGTGATGCCTGCATAGGCAGGAAAAAGTGGCTCGATATCGACTTGCGACTATCCGTCTGCCGGGCCGGTGTTCTTTTTTAATCGTTTGATTAATAGCGGTATCGAATTGAAGTTCACGATTGTTGTATTGCCGCGACATTCGGTGGCGGCAATGGGGGGCGGCAGACGCGCATTTCCGTTTTCCACGAATGAAAAACGGGCGCCGATGGTCATGCGACCATCGGCGCCCGCAAGGTGTTGCCGGCTACGGGCGGAAATCCGCCCGCGCGGCGATTACCACTTGTAGCCGAAGGACAGGCCGACCATGCGCGGCTCGGTCCAGGTGGCGACGCGGTAATAGCTGAGGTCGATGTAGTTCACCGGCTTGCGGACGTTGGCCAGGTTGCGCACCCACAGCGACACGTCGGCGCGGCCCGGTCCGCCGACCGGCACGCCGGCCAGGGTCAGGCGGGCGTTGACCAGGGTCTTGGACGGAATCAGGCACATCTCGGCATCGTTGGCGCCGCCCGCGTTGGGCGCGGCCAGGCTCTTGTTGCCCGCGAGGTTGTACATCTTGTCGGTATAGGTGACGTCCACCACGCCGCGCAGGGTGCCCCAGGCCGTCTTGGCGATGCGTCCATCCACGTTCAGGTTGATCGTGTGCTTGGGCGCGTAGGCCGGCGTCCGGTTGCTGGCGGTGTCGATCAGTGCGCCGCCGTTGTTCAGGCCGTTGTCCATGTACTGGTCGAACTTGGCGTCGATGTAACCCCAGCTCGCGCCGACGCGCCAGCCGTCGGCCACCACGAACTGGCCTTCGAGCTCCAGGCCCTGGTAGGTGGCCTTGCCCGCGTTCACGATGATCGAACTGGTCGTGCCCGCCACCAGCTGGTTGGTCTGCAGGTCGGTGATCTTGTTCTGGTAGAGCGCGCCGTTGATCTTCGCCTTGCCGTCCAGGAGGGTCGCCTTGAAGCCCAGTTCCGTCGTCGTGGATTTCTCCGGATTGAACGGCGTGGTGCGGGCCGCCGTCACCTGGGCCACCGAACCGCCGCCGGCCTCGGCGGCGAAGCCGCCGGAGCGGAAGCCCTTGGCGATGCGGCCATAGACGTTGAAGCCGTCATTGAACTTGTAGGTCAGGCTCAGCGCCGGCGTGGTCGAGGCGAAGGACTTCTTCGCCACGGCATGGAACACCGCCGGGTAGGCGACCGTCGTGGCGCCGGTCGGCTGCTTGGCGTAGTCCAGCGCCACGCCCGGCGCTATTACGGAAAGCGGATCGCCGAGGGAGGTGGTGACCGGGATGAGGGTGCCCAGGTTGATGAAGGCGGGCAGGCCGGCGGCCGTCATCGCGCCGTCGAAGGTGGTGCCGGTGCCGTACTGGCTGGAGTCGACGCCCTTCTCGTCGATGGAGCGGCGGACGCCCAGGCTGCCCGACCACTTGTCGTTGAAAGCGTAGTCCAACTGGGCGAACAGGGCCTTGGCCTCGACGCTGCCGGAGAAGTCGGTGGCGAAGTTGAAGCCGCCGCCGCTGGTCTGCGGGTTGTAGGTGTGGCTGCGCTCCTTGTAGGCATAGTAGCCGGCGACGTAGTTCAGGTTGCCGCTGCTGCCCACCCATTGCAGCTCATGGGAGTCGGTCTGGAGCTGGGTCGTGCGCCGATAGGCGTAGATGTTGGCGGTCACGCCGTCCAGATCCAGTGAGTCGGACCAGTCCATGTGCCGGTTGGAATAGATGTACTTGACCGTGTTGTTGGAGTTCACCTGGTAGGACAAGGTCAATGCGTGGTTGTCCGTCTTCATCTTTTCCCATTCGGCGATGCCGGGCGTGGTGTTGCGGGAAGAGGGGAAGCTGGTGGAGGCGCCCGCGATGATGGCGGCGCGCTGGGCGTAGGCGTTGTTGGCCGAGGTGTTGGTGGTGACGGGGCCCTTCCAGCCATACGGCGTATAGAGCGAAACCGGCAGCGGGGTGTTGTCGACGTCGGTGTGATCGAACGTGTAGTTGGCCTGGAACTTGGGCGTGACGTCCAGGGTGGCGGCGAGGCGATAGGACTGCTTGTCCACCTTGCCCGCGTCCTTGCCGGTGGTGGCGTTGCTGACGTAGCCGTCGCGCGTCTCGTTGCGGGCGGCCAGGCTCAGGTTCAGGGCGCCCATGCGCGGCAGGTCGATGGCGACGCGCTGGACGTTGGCGCCATGATTGCCCACGTCCAGGCTCACGGTGCCGCCGAACACGCCGCTGGGTTTCTTGGTCACGAAATTGATCGCGCCGGCCAGGGTGTTGCGGCCGAACAGGGTGCCCTGGGGGCCGCGCAGCACTTCCACGCGCTCCAGGTCGACGATGTCGAACAGGCCGCCCTGGTTCTTGCCGGCATAGACGCCATCGACGTAAGTGCCGACCGCGGTGTCGAGGAAGATCGAGGGCGAACCCGAGCCGCTGCCGCGGATCGAGATGATGGACATGGTGCTGTTGCCGGAGTTGCCGTAGCTCACCATCAGGTTGGGGGCGAGGGACGAAAGATCCTTGCTGCCTTCGATGCCGCGGGTCTCCAGTTGGCTGCCGCTGATCGCGGAGATGGAGATGGGCACGTCCTGCAGGCGTTCGGCGCGCTTCTGGGCGGTGATGATGACTTCTTCGAGCTTGGTTTCGTCCGCGATCGCACCGCCGGCGTAGGCGGCGGCGATCAGCAGGGGTAGTGCGCGTACTGCGAGGGTGGGTAGTGCGCTCTTCTTGTCACGCATTGCAATTCTCCTTCGAGTCGAAAAACTGAGGAGATGGCTACCCCCGTCAGTCATCGTTTTGGGGGAGGAACGCCACCTGAAACACTAAAAAGTGCCGCCGGCGATGATAGGGGTACCTGTAATGAGTATGCGGACACTGCTGCCTGAGCAGTTAATTGCCAAGGCGCGCAATGAACCTTCCGTTTGGGTGCCTGCAAGCGTTTGTTGCAAATAATCGAATGAATTTAAAGAACAATAAATCGATGTTCGTGATTGTTGCGCCAAGTCCACAAGGCTGGGCGGCGAGCCTGGGCATCGTTCGGAGGGGGCGGGGGCGGACGATCAGCGCATGGTCGAGCCGCCGTCGACGCTGATCACCTGGCCGTTGATCCATTCGCCCTCTGCGGAGAGCAGCAGGGCCACCATCGCGGCGATGTCCTCCGGCTTGCCAAGACGGGTACTGCGGGTGCGCTTCACCGCCGCATCCGCGAAGCCTTCCGGCAGGGTCTTGAGATTGTTCTCGGTCACCACGAAGCCGGGCGCCACGCAATTGGCGCGGATGCCGTGCTGTCCCCAGCGCGAGGCGACGTGGCGCATCAATGCGTTGAGGCCGGCCTTGGCCATGGCGTAGCAGGGCCGCTCCTCCTCGCCGATGAAGGCGGCGGCCGAGGTCGTATAGACGATGGCGCCGCCGCCCCGCTTGAGCAGCTCGGGGATGGCGGCGCGGGTGCATAGCAGGTGGCCGCGCAGATTCACCGCGATGGTCTGGTCGAACACGGCCAGGTCCACGTCCACGGCGTTGCTGTCCCGGAAGATGACGGACAGGTCCGCGGCGTTGACGTGGATCAGATCGAGGCCGCCGAAGGTGTTCACGGCCTGGGCCACCATGGCCTGGACCGAGGCTTCGCTGCCGATGTCGCAGCCGACGCCCACGGCGCGCCCGCCCGCGGCGACGATGCCTCGGGCAATGCCCTCGGCGTCGTCCGGATTCAGGTCGCCGATCACCACGGCGGTGCCCGCCTGTGCCAGCCTGCGGGCCGTGGCGCCGCCGATGCCGCCGCCGCCCGCGACGATGGCGACCTTGCCGTTCGATGAATGATTCATGCTGCAACTCCTGTCAGGACGATGGGAAGAACTGGCCCGCGCCGCCGAATCCGCGGCGCTCGAATTTGGAATTCAATTTAAAATTACAGGATTAATCTTATCAAGATCGATCGAGGGGGAGCCGGCATGGGCAAGCTGGAAGGAAAACGCATCATCGTCACCGGCGGCGCCGGCGGCATCGGCAACGCCGCCGTCAGGCTGCTGGCGGCGGAGGGCGCGCGGGTCGCCTGCACCTACAACAACGCGCGGCCGGAATTGCCGGCCGGGGTGTCGAGCCGCCGCTGCGACGTCGCCGACCGGGAGGACGTGTTCCGGGTTTTCGATGCCTTCGCGGCGGAGTTGGGCGGACTGGACGCCCTGGTCCATGCGGCGGGCGTTCATGGCAGTTGTCCGGCGGACCAGGTCGATGCGGCGAACTGGAACCGCATGTTCGATCTCAACGGCAAGGCCGCCGTGTGGACCAACCAGGCCGCGTTCCGCCACCTGAAGGCCGGCGGCGGCTCGATCGTCAACATGGGCTCGGTGGAGGGGATTCGCGGCAACGCCGGCAACGCCGTGTATGCCGCCTCGCGCGGCGCGGTGATGGCCTGGACCCGCAGCATCGCCCAGGAATGGGGCTGCCACGGCGTGCGCGCCAACTGCGTGGCGCCGGTGATCGCCACCGAGATTTTCCAGCGCCAGCGCCAGACCATGGACGCGGCCACGCTTCAGGCCATGGACGCGGGCCTGGCCAGGCTGATTCCGCTGGGCGGCAAACTGGGCGATCCCTCGCGCGATCTGGCGCCGGTGCTGGTGTTCCTCGCCGGCGACGATTCCCGCTTCATCACCGGGCAGACCATCGCCGTCGACGGCGGCTTCATGATGCTCGGCTCCTGACCGGCGCATCGATGGCGGGCCGGCGGCCGTGCGGCGGCGCTCAGGGCTCCGCCACCTTCAGCACCAGCTTGCCCCGCGTGTGGCCTTCCTGGATCAGCCGGTGGGCGTCGGCCGCCTGGGCCAGGGGCAGGGTCCGGATCGGCGGCAGCCGGACCTCGCTGGTGGCGACCAGCCCGGCGATGCGCGCCAGTTGGACGCCGCAGCCCTTGTCGGTCATCGTCGAAAAGATGCGGGTGACGCCCCGCGCCGCGGCGGCGGCGAAGCTGGCCTCGATGTCGCCGTCGTCGGTCAGGGTCGGGATGCTGACGAAGACGCCGCCCGGACGCACCAGCGCCAGCCCGTCGGGCAGGGTGCTCGCGCCCACCGCGTCGATCAGCAGATCCAGCCCGCCGGGCGCCCAGTCCGCCACGGTGGCGGCGATGTCCTCGCGCCGGTAGTCGATGGCCCGCTGCGCCCCCAGTTCGCGCACATAGTCCAGGTTGGACGTGCCGCAGGTGGCGGCCACGGCGGCGCCGGCCCAGCGGGCGAACTGCACCGCGAAGCTGCCCAGGCCGCCGGAGCCGCCGTGGATCAGCACGCGCTGCCCGGCTTTCAGCCCGCCCCGGTCGAACAGCGCCTGCCAGCCGGTCAGCGCCGCCACCGGGATCGCGGCGGCGGCCTCGAAGCTCATGCCGGGAGGGATGAGGGCCACCCGGTCGGCGTCCGCCACCAGGTATTCGGCATAGCTGCCCCAGGCGCCCTGGCCGTGGTTGCCGGGCGTGAACACCCGATCGCCCGGCCGCAGGCCGTCGACGCCCGCGCCCACCCGCTCCACCACGCCGGCCGCGTCGAAGCCGACGATGTAGGGGAAGCGGTAAGGCTGGTAGATCGCCAGCATGCCCTGGCGGTCCTTCCAGTCCGCCGGATTGACGCCGGCACAGGCGATGCGGATCAGCGCCTGGCCGGGGCCGGGCTCGGGCGTGGGGACCTCCCGCAGTTGCAGGACCTCGGGGCCGCCGGTCCGTTCGATGATCATCGCGCGCATCCTGGTCGCTCCTATTCGGTGGCGGCGCCCGGGGCGCGGCGGGCCAGGATGCCTTCCGTCCGCTGCCGCA
It includes:
- a CDS encoding DMT family transporter, coding for MSASSSVSPATYRAGVWLAVLAAFGFSMKAILVKLAYATPQAQPVAPITLLALRMAFSLPFFIFIALRESSNSRPLSPRQWLAVLALGLLGYYCASIFDFIGLRYISAGLERLILFTYPTLTLLIGALFFGQRVGRREIGALALCYLGIGAAFAHDLHTSADSLAVWIGGGFVLLSSIAYALYLAGSGHLIPLLGASRFTALALLVSGLATLTHFFLAQPVAALVQPWPVYVYALAMALLSTVFPVFAQSAAIRRIGSGRAALIGTLGPLLTIGMGWAVLDEAMSLWQLAGCALVVAGILRVSRAG
- a CDS encoding dodecin, whose product is MSDHVYKIIEVTGSSRLGTEDAIKNAIARADKTLHNLRWFEVTETRGWLENGHIGQWQVTLKVGLLLDE
- the metF gene encoding methylenetetrahydrofolate reductase [NAD(P)H], with translation MSKPELSIEFFPPQTPEGAVKLREARARLAALNPAFFSVTFGAGGSTQERTLDAVLEIQREGHQAAPHLSCVGSTKGRIRDILGRYKTAGIRRIVALRGDLPSGMAHPGELRYANELVEFIRQETGDWFQIEVAAYPEWHPQAKSAQEDMRNFKRKVEAGADAAITQFFYNADAYEHFVGEARALGVAIPIVPGIMPIGSFSKLSRFADACGAEIPRWMRRKFEGYGDDAESIRAFGLDVVTELCQRLLDRGAPGLHFYSLNQSALTTEIVRRLGL
- a CDS encoding TlyA family RNA methyltransferase, which encodes MAMNSFHSRAPKRKPPRHEREAVPAPVPAQAQGDALRADAWLVAHGLAASRAAAQRMIEAGRVSWDGVAVVKPAQSLPANAEVTVADDDADRYVSRGGLKLAGALAASGIDPRDRVCLDLGQSTGGFTDCLLQAGAARVVGVDVGHDQLHPRLREHPRVVRLEGINARFLDRGALDTRGAHCPAAGFDLIVGDLSFISLTLVLPRLPALLAPHGQMLLLVKPQFEVGPQHVGKGGIVRDAALYPQVAAKLSEAARAAGLRVRGWFDSPIAGGDGNREFFLWTCHEQA
- the ahcY gene encoding adenosylhomocysteinase; its protein translation is MTQATQDFDYVVADLALADWGRKEIRIAETEMPGLMSIRDEYAKSQPLKGARITGSLHMTIQTAVLIETLTALGAEVRWASCNIFSTQDHAAAAIAKDGIPVFAVKGESLEDYWDYTHRIFEWKDGGYSNMILDDGGDATLLLHLGSKAERDLSVLDKPDSEEATVLFASIRAKLKQDPAWYSTRLAQIKGVTEETTTGVHRLYQMHERGELKIPAINVNDSVTKSKFDNLYGCRESLVDGIKRATDVMVAGKVAVVCGYGDVGKGSAQALRALSAQVWVTEIDPICALQAAMEGYRVVTMDYAADKADIFVTCTGNVHVIDHHHMVKMKDQAIVCNIGHFDSEINVASLEQYPWEEIKPQVDHVILPSGNRIILLAKGRLVNLGCATGHPSYVMSSSFANQTIAQIELFTRTAEYPIGVYTLPKHLDEKVARLQLKKLNVQLTTLTPQQAAYIGVPVEGPYKTEHYRY
- a CDS encoding TonB-dependent receptor, whose translation is MRYRKSTAIVRALPLMIAAAYAGGATADEGKLEEVIVTAQKRAERLQDVPISIAAIGGAQLETRGLEGAKNLDGLVPNVTIKPNNSSPLISAVAIRGLNSGQPGIWADPAVGLYLDGVFVGKNQGSLFEIADLERIEVLRGPQGTLFGRNTEGGAINFITRKPAGVFSGNVGIELGNRHRHVERASIDLPKVGAMSLSFALRNEEQDGFINNPTGKKWGDKNRQSARLAANFDISPKFKIDYAYDTSTINEMPSSPSSLISTTGYNKLYTSPLVTGTDPYFNGLRAQMAQYVNAGYPSSVGSDPNRQYFQKLDVSGHMLTANYELNANNSLKYIGSYRKMRYQDSTDLDGTPLPIFNAGKDTHYDTYSHEFQWIGNTERMNYVLGYYQFRDDGNTLSFQNGLFYNFGMDPRGPYYQMPYYRVKTDAKAVFAQVDYKLTNALTATVGVRRTTEEKGGDIWKIYTTSGFAMPGPNTPVGASAGAAYGTVAYQPTWTPQSNTASFSATTPVMALSYRLNESVNVFGRVAKGFKSGGFSLEAPTSAQAMTPFQPERSTAYELGVKTSFWDGKAQVNATVFRTDVKDFHVSLLPPGGTTPVIVNAGKSRSQGFELEGSFVLAPGWKLQTNYGYLDAKFKEYLGRNQWGALVDVASNTVLGYAPKHQLSVSLDGRLAKTQWGTLRGILDVNYSAKYYNYSGQKTAVGTNVNVGNSVDESTIPAMTFVNARLLLSGVPVGGPGAADLSLWVRNLTDQKKMLGHIDVGGYYRVAQWTEPRTYGVSLNYKW